In Perognathus longimembris pacificus isolate PPM17 chromosome 3, ASM2315922v1, whole genome shotgun sequence, a single window of DNA contains:
- the LOC125347774 gene encoding zinc finger protein ZFP2-like — translation MHAGSIPGVSHVDEKSLSNMETFNQNSESPSEQQYFTDGGEGIVLTTKTIFFKNNCACVGENHCECNKYGKFDKHMSTLRTHNGIHISEKHYECNKCENSFRSKKILRRHNKIDSVERPHICSKCGKSLRLRTILNAHNRIHTGRKPYKCNQCEKSFTWKTQLSIHQGTHTGEKTYTCNTCGKCFMWKAPLRMDQRTHTGEKPYKCNTCGKSFTQKSHLSVHERTNSGEKSYKCNTCGKSFVKKSYLSVHERTHTGEKPYKCNTCGRSFARKTYLSLHKRTHTGEKPYKCNTCGRSFAQKSCLSCHERIHTGEKPYKCNTCGKYFTWKSDLSLHERRHTGEKPYKCTTCGKCFTKKSHLSLHERTHTGEKPYKCNTCGKSFTRKSYQSFHERAHRGEHPYKCNTCGKSFVRKSSVTVHERTHTGEKPYKCTACGKCFTLKLYLSLHERTHTGEKPYKCTTCGKYFTWKSGLSLHERRHTGEKPYKCTTCGKCFTKKSHVSLHERTHTGEKPYKCNTCGKSFTRKSYQSFHERAHTGEHPYKCNTCGKSFVRKSSVTVHERTHTGEKPYKCTTCGKCFTLKLYLSLHERTHTGEKPYKCTTCGKYFTQKSSLTLHERTHTGEKPYKCNTCGKYFTRKSDLSLHERRHTGEHPYKCNTCGNSFVQKSSVTVHERTHTGEKPYKCNTCGKCFS, via the exons atgcatgctggatccatCCCTGGTGTCTCTCATGTAGATGAAAAATCCCTTAGCAACATGGAGACTTTTAATCAAAATTCCGAGAGTCCCAGTGAGCAGCAGTATTTCACAGACGGTGGAGAAGGAATTGTATTAACCACAAAgacaatattctttaaaaataattgtgcttgTGTTGGAGAAAATCATTGTGAATGCAACAAATATGGAAAGTTCGACAAACACATGTCAACTCTAAGAACACATAATGGAAtacatattagtgagaaacattatgaATGTAATAAATGTGAAAATTCCTTCAGGAGCAAGAAAATTCTTAGAAGACATAACAAAATTGACTCAGTTGAGAGACCTCATATATGTAgcaaatgtggaaaatctttgAGGTTGAGGACAATTTTAAATgcacataatagaattcacacaggtagGAAACCATACAAATGTAACCAGTGTGAGAAGTCCTTCACTTGGAAAACTCAACTCAGTATTCATCAGGgaactcatacaggagagaaaacttatacatgtaacacatgtggaaagtgtttCATGTGGAAAGCGCCATTAAGAATGGATCAGAgaactcatacaggagagaaaccttataaatgtaacacatgtggaaagtcttttacccagaaatcacacttaagtgttcatgagagaacaaatTCAGGAGAGAAATcgtataaatgtaacacatgtggaaagtcttttgtcaAGAAATCATACctaagtgttcatgagagaacacatacaggagagaaaccttataaatgtaacacatgtggaagaTCTTTTGCCCGGAAAACATACCTAAGTCTTCataagagaacacatacaggagagaaaccttataaatgtaacacatgtggaaggtcttttgcccagaaatcatGCCTCAGTTGTCATGAGAgaatacatacaggagagaagccttataaatgtaacacatgtggaaagtactTTACCTGGAAATCAGacctaagtcttcatgagagaagacatacaggagagaaaccttataaatgtaccACATGTGGAAAGTGTTTTACCAAGAAATCACacctaagtcttcatgagagaacacatacaggagagaaaccttataaatgtaacacatgtggaaagtcttttacccggAAATCATATCAAAGTTTTCATGAGAGAGCACATAGAGGAGAGcatccttataaatgtaacacatgtggaaagtcttttgtccggaaatcaagcgttactgttcatgagagaacacatacaggagagaaaccttacaaatgtaCCGCATGTGGAAAGTGTTTTACCCTGAAATTATacctaagtcttcatgagagaacacatacag gagagaagccTTATAAATGTACCACATGTGGAAAGTATTTTACCTGGAAATCAGGcctaagtcttcatgagagaagacatacaggagagaaaccttataaatgtaccACATGTGGAAAGTGTTTTACCAAGAAATCACACGtaagtcttcatgagagaacacatacaggagagaaaccttataaatgtaacacatgtggaaagtcttttacccggAAATCATATCAAAGTTTTCATGAGAGAGCACATACAGGAGAGcatccttataaatgtaacacatgtggaaagtcttttgtccggaaatcaagcgttactgttcatgagagaacacatacaggagagaaaccttacaaatgtaCCACATGTGGAAAGTGTTTTACCCTGAAATTATacctaagtcttcatgagagaacacatacaggtgAGAAACCGTACAAATGTACCACATGTGGAAAGtattttacccagaaatcaagccTTACTCTTCacgagagaacac atacaggagagaaaccttataaatgtaacacatgtggaaagtatttTACCCGGAAATCAGACCTAAGCCTTCATGAGAGAAGACATACAGGAGAGcatccttataaatgtaacacatgtggaaactcTTTTGTCCAGAAATCAAGCGTTACTGTTCacgagagaacacatacaggagagaaaccttacaaatgtaacacatgtgggaaGTGTTTTTCCTAG